A genomic stretch from Gardnerella leopoldii includes:
- a CDS encoding bifunctional methylenetetrahydrofolate dehydrogenase/methenyltetrahydrofolate cyclohydrolase, producing the protein MAIVLDGKALASKIKKDLAARVAILHKKGINPGLGTLLVGSDPGSLKYVAGKHRDCEEVGINSIRCDLPEDASEDEILAALQKLNNDPLCTGFIVQLPLPKGIDVQKVISSINPAKDCDGMHPYNLGELVTHISGNITTPLPCTPRGILALLDEYGIELSGKEVCVLGRGITVGRTIGLLLTRRGVDATVTLCHTHTRNVQEIMRRSDVIIAAMGCAGFVKPEDIKPGAVLVDVGVSRVFDEEAGRYRVKGDVDSACREIAGAYSPNPGGVGPMTRAMLLANVVDMAERALNCK; encoded by the coding sequence AAATTAAAAAAGATTTGGCAGCGCGCGTTGCTATTTTACATAAAAAAGGCATTAATCCAGGTTTGGGCACGTTACTTGTAGGTAGTGATCCTGGTTCGTTGAAATATGTTGCTGGTAAGCATCGTGATTGCGAAGAAGTGGGGATTAATTCTATTCGTTGCGATCTGCCAGAAGATGCTAGTGAAGATGAGATTCTTGCTGCTTTACAGAAATTAAATAATGACCCTCTTTGTACTGGATTTATTGTGCAACTGCCATTGCCAAAAGGAATTGATGTTCAAAAAGTTATTTCTTCTATTAATCCTGCAAAAGATTGTGATGGAATGCATCCGTATAATTTGGGTGAACTTGTTACGCATATTTCCGGTAATATTACAACACCTTTGCCGTGCACGCCGCGTGGAATTTTAGCTTTGCTTGATGAGTACGGTATTGAACTTTCTGGTAAGGAAGTTTGTGTGCTTGGTCGTGGCATTACGGTTGGACGTACTATTGGTCTTCTTTTAACCCGCAGGGGAGTAGATGCAACTGTTACGTTGTGCCATACACATACTCGGAATGTGCAGGAGATTATGCGTCGTTCTGATGTAATAATTGCCGCAATGGGTTGTGCTGGTTTTGTTAAGCCAGAAGATATTAAACCTGGTGCTGTTCTTGTTGATGTAGGCGTATCTCGTGTTTTTGATGAAGAAGCTGGTAGATACCGCGTAAAAGGTGATGTTGATTCAGCTTGTCGCGAAATTGCTGGAGCGTATTCTCCGAATCCTGGTGGAGTAGGTCCGATGACTCGAGCTATGTTGCTGGCGAATGTTGTAGATATGGCTGAGCGAGCACTTAATTGCAAATAA